The genomic DNA GCGTGGTGAATTGGGCCAAGCAGGAAACCGATGCCTCAAAACTCACTGTGGTCACCGTGGCCTTCGCGCTGGTCACGGTCCTCACGGTCGTGTCGTTCGCGTACAGCGAAATATACCGAAAGCCGCTCGGCAAGACCTTCTTGTACCTGCAGAGCATCCTCGATTTGCTGCTCGTGACGGTCGTGGTACACGTCACCCCGGGCAGCCCAGACAGCGGCTCCGTCTCCCAATTCTCGGCGCTGTATATCCTGGTCATCGCCACCGCCACCCTCATGCTGCCTGTTGGTGGCGGACTGCTCGTCGCGGCGCTGGGCATCGTGCTGTTCTTCGCCGACACCGTGTTCGGCCTGAACGCCCAGATGCACAACTCCATCGTATGGGCGCAGCTCGGCGTATTCGCCGCCGTGTCGCTCGGCTGTGCGATCCTTGCCTCGCAATTACAGAAGGCGGGCGAGGGCAAAGAAGTGCTGGTCGCTGCCCTCGAGCATGCGCGCGTGCAGGCCGATGACATCCTGCGCAACATCCAGAGTGGGGTCGTCACGATCGATTCGGGCGGCAATCTGCGCTACGCCAATCCCAAGGCGCAGACACTACTGGGAGTCGATCTGGAGTCCGCCATGGGCGTACCGGTGGTCGATCAGATCCAGGCGGTGGCGCCGGAACTTGCGCAGGCCTTGGAGCAGTCGGTGACCAACCGAATCCGCACCTTGCGGGGCGAAGGGACCGTCACCGCCGGGGGACGGCGCTTTCCGATCGGCGTGACCACCACGTACACCGAGGGCGATGGCCAGCGCACCGAACGCACCGCCACAGCCATCTTCCAGGATATCTCCGACCAGAAACGCATCGACACGCTGCGGCTGCGCGCCCAACGGCTGGAGGGCGTGGCCGAGTTGAGCGCATCGCTGGCCCACGAGATCAAGAATCCGCTGGCCTCCATTCGCAGTGCGGTGGAGCAG from Gemmatimonadaceae bacterium includes the following:
- a CDS encoding ATP-binding protein; the encoded protein is MLDPRHLLRWVYLGRLSVASAIFIAGVVNWAKQETDASKLTVVTVAFALVTVLTVVSFAYSEIYRKPLGKTFLYLQSILDLLLVTVVVHVTPGSPDSGSVSQFSALYILVIATATLMLPVGGGLLVAALGIVLFFADTVFGLNAQMHNSIVWAQLGVFAAVSLGCAILASQLQKAGEGKEVLVAALEHARVQADDILRNIQSGVVTIDSGGNLRYANPKAQTLLGVDLESAMGVPVVDQIQAVAPELAQALEQSVTNRIRTLRGEGTVTAGGRRFPIGVTTTYTEGDGQRTERTATAIFQDISDQKRIDTLRLRAQRLEGVAELSASLAHEIKNPLASIRSAVEQLAKMRQESADQQTLSGLVLRESDRLSRLLTEFLDFARVRVSRTGSVNVADLVRGAARLVEAHPDRRDVCVVCTAPDDESLVVQGDEDLLHRAVFNLVLNAAQASPDGGTVRVDAMVMTPDQLPLGVRYDQGSVSVRVSDEGSGIALEIRDRLFDPFFTTKAGGSGLGLAVVHRAIEAHRGVVFLDSGARGTTFTVILPQAQTPTGDTA